A single window of Polaribacter sp. SA4-10 DNA harbors:
- a CDS encoding helix-turn-helix domain-containing protein, giving the protein MEHTYFDSNKVPNLIEEYFDLSFSESDLPFKSVIIPLGVTHLFYIGTGVQKVTFDGNETSMKGLMVTGQYFRSYYFSTDSITSSKGANLHPTALHKLLNIDVSKLENKHAPLSQINKTFHNELLLIFKDSKDSNDLISNLNLFFLKMSLHITKNTKQIDQAISLIREKNGLLSVQDIVDEISMSQKSLEVHFKKIVGLTPGRYIRQYRFLNLMKKYLSKEIKLRDLIYNYNYYDSSHFSKDFKLFMNQDLKTFFKEDYPLLKTYLKV; this is encoded by the coding sequence ATGGAACATACTTATTTTGACTCTAATAAAGTACCTAATTTAATTGAAGAATATTTCGATCTTTCTTTTAGTGAAAGTGATCTTCCCTTTAAATCCGTTATTATACCTCTTGGAGTAACACATTTATTTTATATTGGAACGGGCGTTCAAAAAGTGACTTTTGATGGTAATGAAACATCGATGAAAGGTCTTATGGTTACTGGGCAATACTTTAGGTCATATTATTTTTCAACAGATTCTATTACAAGTTCTAAAGGCGCTAATTTACACCCAACAGCGCTTCATAAATTACTAAATATTGATGTTTCTAAATTAGAAAACAAACACGCACCTTTATCTCAAATTAATAAAACCTTTCATAATGAACTTTTATTAATTTTTAAAGACTCTAAAGATTCTAATGACTTGATTAGTAATTTAAATTTGTTTTTTTTAAAAATGTCACTGCATATAACTAAAAACACCAAACAAATTGATCAAGCTATTTCTCTTATTAGAGAAAAAAATGGTTTATTGAGTGTACAAGACATTGTAGATGAAATCTCGATGTCACAAAAATCATTAGAAGTACATTTTAAAAAAATAGTAGGTTTAACCCCAGGAAGATATATAAGACAATATCGTTTTCTTAATTTAATGAAGAAATACCTTTCTAAAGAAATTAAACTTAGAGATTTAATTTATAACTATAACTATTATGATTCTTCTCATTTTTCTAAGGATTTTAAATTGTTTATGAATCAAGATTTAAAAACATTTTTTAAAGAAGATTACCCATTATTAAAAACATACTTAAAAGTGTAA
- the ppdK gene encoding pyruvate, phosphate dikinase: MEVLQKVKPRVYKFGDKQADGNSKMKNLLGGKGANLAEMSAIGIPVPPGFTITTEVCTEYNLLGQEAVVEMIRKEVEASIENIETLMGTKFGDKENPLLVSVRSGARVSMPGMMDTVLNLGMNDKVVLGLAKKTNNEQFAWDSYRRFIQMYGGVVLGMKPASKEDIDPFEEIMENLKEKRGIELDTEFTIQDLKDLVFDFKDAVKKSTGHNFPTNPWDQLWGAVVAVFNSWNGNRAVYYRNMHGYPADWGTAVNVQAMVYGNMGENSGTGVCFTRDAGTGENVFNGEYLINAQGEDVVAGVRTPQQITKLGSQRWAQLAKVEEEDRIENYPSLEELMPSIFGELNAYQNTLEKHYRDMQDMEFTMQDGKLWILQTRNGKRTGSAMVKIAMDLLKEGMIDEKEALLMVEPNKLDELLHPVFDSKALKSANVIAQGLPASPGAATGKIVFFADEAGKYKNSILVRIETSPEDLEGMNIAKGILTARGGMTSHAAVVARGMGKCCISGAGALKINYKKRTLTVDGHEYHEGDWISLNGSTGNIIEGKVATMKPELSGEFAELMELSDKYAVMKVRTNADSPKDAKIARSFGAQGIGLTRTEHMFFNVDRIKAMREMILADTVKGRKQALKDLLPMQREDFEGIFEAMKGFPVTIRLLDPPLHEFVPHQLATQKDLAEEMHISLQAVKNKVAELEEFNPMLGHRGCRLGNTYPEITEMQSRAIIEAAMNLKEKGIICKPEIMIPLVGTVKEFEAQEQIVRATANAIFKERNSKVEYSVGTMIEVPRAALMADKIAEKADFFSFGTNDLTQMTFGYSRDDAGRFLPIYIEKGILKNDPFEVLDQEGVGQLVKIGTERGRSTKPGLKVGICGEHGGEPSSIEFCYNTGMDYVSCSPYRVPIARLVSAQATIKSIK; encoded by the coding sequence ATGGAAGTATTACAAAAAGTAAAACCCCGTGTGTATAAATTTGGGGATAAACAAGCTGATGGAAACAGCAAAATGAAAAATTTATTAGGAGGTAAAGGAGCTAATTTAGCTGAAATGAGCGCTATTGGTATTCCGGTTCCTCCAGGATTTACAATTACTACAGAAGTTTGTACAGAATATAATTTATTGGGTCAAGAAGCAGTTGTAGAAATGATTAGAAAAGAAGTAGAAGCTTCAATCGAAAACATTGAAACTTTAATGGGAACTAAATTCGGAGATAAAGAAAATCCGTTATTAGTTTCTGTACGTTCAGGAGCCAGAGTTTCAATGCCTGGAATGATGGATACTGTTTTGAATTTAGGAATGAATGATAAAGTTGTTTTAGGTTTAGCTAAAAAAACAAATAATGAGCAATTTGCTTGGGATTCTTATCGTCGTTTTATACAAATGTATGGTGGTGTTGTTTTAGGAATGAAACCTGCTTCAAAAGAAGACATAGATCCTTTTGAAGAAATCATGGAAAATCTTAAAGAGAAAAGAGGCATTGAGTTAGATACTGAGTTTACAATTCAAGATTTAAAAGACTTAGTGTTCGATTTTAAAGATGCGGTTAAAAAAAGTACAGGCCACAACTTTCCAACAAATCCTTGGGATCAACTTTGGGGAGCAGTTGTTGCTGTTTTTAATAGCTGGAACGGAAATAGAGCCGTGTATTACAGAAACATGCATGGATATCCTGCAGATTGGGGAACCGCCGTAAATGTACAAGCAATGGTGTATGGAAACATGGGAGAAAATTCTGGTACAGGGGTTTGTTTTACGCGTGATGCTGGTACAGGAGAAAATGTTTTTAACGGAGAATATTTAATTAATGCGCAAGGAGAAGACGTTGTTGCTGGCGTAAGAACACCACAACAAATTACAAAATTAGGTTCTCAACGTTGGGCGCAATTAGCAAAAGTTGAAGAGGAAGATAGAATAGAAAATTATCCGTCATTAGAAGAATTAATGCCTTCAATTTTTGGTGAATTAAATGCGTATCAAAATACCTTAGAAAAGCATTATAGAGATATGCAAGATATGGAGTTTACAATGCAAGATGGTAAACTTTGGATTTTACAAACTAGAAACGGAAAAAGAACAGGTTCTGCAATGGTTAAAATTGCTATGGACTTGCTAAAAGAGGGAATGATTGATGAAAAAGAAGCGTTATTGATGGTAGAACCAAATAAACTTGATGAATTATTACATCCTGTTTTTGACTCTAAAGCATTAAAAAGTGCGAATGTAATTGCGCAAGGTTTACCTGCTTCACCAGGAGCAGCAACTGGTAAAATTGTCTTTTTTGCTGATGAAGCAGGTAAGTACAAAAATAGTATTTTAGTAAGAATAGAAACTTCTCCTGAAGACTTAGAAGGAATGAATATTGCTAAAGGTATTTTAACAGCAAGAGGTGGTATGACGTCTCATGCAGCTGTTGTGGCTCGTGGAATGGGTAAATGTTGTATTTCTGGAGCAGGAGCTTTAAAAATTAATTATAAAAAAAGAACGTTAACAGTAGATGGTCATGAATATCATGAAGGAGATTGGATTTCTTTAAACGGTTCTACTGGTAATATTATTGAAGGAAAAGTTGCAACTATGAAACCAGAATTAAGTGGTGAATTCGCAGAATTAATGGAACTTTCAGACAAGTACGCAGTAATGAAAGTTAGAACCAATGCAGACAGTCCTAAAGATGCAAAAATTGCACGTAGTTTTGGGGCACAAGGTATTGGTTTAACAAGAACTGAGCACATGTTTTTTAATGTAGATAGAATTAAGGCAATGCGTGAAATGATTTTGGCAGATACTGTAAAAGGTAGAAAACAGGCTTTAAAAGATTTATTACCAATGCAACGTGAAGATTTTGAAGGTATTTTTGAAGCAATGAAAGGTTTCCCAGTAACGATACGTTTACTTGACCCGCCTTTACACGAGTTTGTTCCTCATCAATTAGCAACTCAAAAAGATTTAGCAGAAGAAATGCATATTTCATTACAAGCGGTTAAAAATAAAGTAGCTGAATTAGAAGAGTTTAATCCGATGCTAGGTCATAGAGGATGTAGATTAGGAAATACCTATCCAGAAATTACAGAAATGCAATCGCGTGCAATTATTGAAGCAGCTATGAATCTTAAAGAAAAAGGGATCATTTGTAAACCAGAAATTATGATTCCTTTGGTAGGAACTGTAAAAGAATTTGAAGCACAAGAGCAAATTGTTAGAGCTACAGCAAATGCAATTTTTAAAGAAAGAAATAGCAAAGTTGAATATTCTGTAGGAACCATGATAGAAGTTCCAAGAGCAGCTTTAATGGCTGATAAAATAGCAGAAAAAGCAGATTTCTTTTCTTTCGGAACAAATGATTTAACACAAATGACTTTTGGTTATTCTCGTGATGACGCTGGAAGATTCTTACCTATTTATATTGAAAAAGGAATTCTTAAAAATGATCCTTTTGAAGTTTTAGATCAAGAAGGGGTAGGGCAGTTAGTAAAAATAGGTACAGAAAGAGGTAGAAGCACAAAACCAGGTTTAAAAGTTGGTATTTGTGGCGAACATGGTGGTGAACCAAGTTCTATAGAGTTTTGTTATAATACAGGAATGGATTATGTAAGTTGTTCTCCTTATAGAGTGCCAATTGCAAGGTTAGTTTCTGCTCAAGCAACCATTAAGTCAATTAAGTAA
- a CDS encoding OFA family MFS transporter, with product MSSQKLKNRWLIAASAVGIHISIGSVYAYSVMTNPVKDIFEVEGSVIKWAFKIAILLLGLSAAFLGRWVEKVGPKISGTTAGILYGVGIFGSGFAVQIESLWLFYLCYGVIGGIGLGLGYITPVSTLVKWFPDSRGLATGMAIMGFGFAALIFGPLMAKLFEIVGVSNAFYILGVIYMVLIISSARYIEKPPVGYVPEGYNEGEGRVIKEDLSNITAIESLNSPRFYYIWIMMFINIACGIAIISAASPMMQEKLDYTPMQAAAIVGFIGVFNGLGRITWSTLSDYLGRANTFILFFAFQVLAFYFLPKIGVESVFLIILFTVITMYGGGFAMLPAFLGDLFGTKQLGAIHGMVLAAWGLAGVIGPTIYDMVKEQTGSLDTTLIIFSGLFVVALIVSILMKISITKSEKLKESALIIAA from the coding sequence ATGAGTTCACAAAAGTTAAAAAACAGGTGGTTAATTGCGGCTTCTGCAGTAGGTATTCATATTTCTATAGGATCTGTGTATGCATATTCTGTAATGACAAACCCTGTAAAAGATATTTTTGAAGTTGAAGGAAGTGTCATTAAATGGGCCTTTAAAATCGCAATTTTATTATTAGGTTTATCAGCAGCGTTTTTAGGGCGTTGGGTAGAAAAAGTGGGTCCAAAAATTAGTGGAACTACAGCAGGAATTTTATATGGAGTTGGTATTTTTGGGTCTGGTTTTGCAGTTCAAATAGAATCTCTATGGCTATTTTATCTTTGTTATGGAGTTATTGGAGGTATTGGTTTAGGGTTAGGTTATATTACACCAGTAAGTACATTGGTAAAATGGTTTCCAGACAGTAGAGGATTGGCAACAGGAATGGCAATTATGGGCTTTGGTTTTGCAGCCTTAATATTTGGACCTCTAATGGCAAAATTATTTGAAATAGTAGGTGTTTCTAATGCTTTTTATATCTTAGGAGTAATCTATATGGTGTTAATTATCTCTTCTGCAAGATATATTGAAAAACCTCCTGTAGGTTATGTTCCTGAAGGGTACAATGAAGGAGAAGGGAGGGTTATTAAAGAAGATTTATCTAATATTACTGCTATTGAATCTTTAAATTCACCTCGTTTTTACTATATCTGGATAATGATGTTTATTAACATTGCTTGTGGTATTGCAATTATTTCTGCAGCAAGTCCAATGATGCAAGAAAAGTTAGATTACACACCTATGCAAGCAGCAGCAATTGTTGGTTTTATTGGAGTTTTTAATGGATTAGGAAGAATTACTTGGTCTACATTATCTGACTATCTAGGCAGAGCAAATACTTTTATTTTATTTTTTGCTTTTCAAGTTTTAGCATTCTATTTCTTACCTAAAATTGGAGTTGAAAGTGTTTTCTTAATAATTTTATTTACAGTAATTACAATGTATGGTGGTGGTTTTGCAATGTTACCCGCTTTTTTAGGAGACTTATTCGGAACAAAACAATTAGGCGCAATTCATGGAATGGTATTAGCAGCATGGGGATTAGCAGGTGTTATTGGACCCACAATTTATGATATGGTAAAAGAACAAACAGGTTCTTTAGATACCACTTTAATCATTTTTTCAGGATTATTTGTTGTTGCTTTAATCGTTTCTATTTTGATGAAAATATCTATTACAAAATCAGAAAAATTAAAAGAGAGTGCGTTAATTATAGCAGCTTAA
- the pflA gene encoding pyruvate formate-lyase-activating protein, whose amino-acid sequence MPFLFTLNFTKIKTLENRLNVHSIESFGTHDGPGIRMVIFLQGCKLKCQYCHNPDTIDTRGGQEYQIEELVQRAIKMKSYFGDKGGVTVSGGEPLLQANNLISFFKRLKEEGIHTNIDTNGRMLNHPVIELIDDYADLVMLDIKHMTEEGFQKITGKKNKETTFTFAKHREASGKKMWLRYVLIPGITNTPELLHQLGDYFKDYTTIEQIELQPYHKLGIHKWEALGWEYELHDARENTQEELDTASKILSTYFKKVKIN is encoded by the coding sequence ATCCCTTTTTTATTCACTTTAAATTTTACGAAAATTAAAACTTTAGAAAATAGATTAAATGTTCATTCTATAGAATCTTTTGGGACTCATGATGGTCCAGGAATTCGAATGGTTATCTTTTTACAAGGATGCAAACTCAAATGCCAATATTGTCATAATCCAGATACTATAGATACTCGTGGAGGTCAAGAATATCAGATAGAAGAACTTGTACAAAGAGCTATTAAGATGAAATCTTACTTTGGCGACAAGGGAGGTGTAACCGTTTCTGGCGGTGAACCTTTGTTACAAGCAAATAACCTTATTTCTTTCTTTAAACGTTTAAAAGAAGAAGGAATTCATACAAATATTGATACTAACGGGCGAATGTTAAACCATCCCGTTATTGAGTTAATAGATGATTATGCAGATTTAGTTATGTTAGATATTAAGCATATGACTGAAGAAGGTTTCCAAAAAATTACAGGTAAAAAAAACAAAGAAACTACGTTCACTTTTGCAAAACACAGAGAAGCATCAGGAAAAAAAATGTGGCTGCGATATGTGTTAATACCCGGAATAACAAATACACCAGAACTATTACATCAATTAGGAGATTATTTTAAAGACTATACAACCATAGAGCAAATAGAGTTACAACCTTACCACAAATTGGGCATCCACAAATGGGAAGCTTTGGGTTGGGAATATGAATTGCATGATGCAAGAGAAAATACTCAAGAAGAGCTAGATACTGCTTCAAAAATTTTGAGTACTTATTTTAAAAAAGTAAAAATTAATTAA
- the pflB gene encoding formate C-acetyltransferase, giving the protein MELEELILEKPKEVGFKNGVWNTSINVRDFVIKNIISYYGDDQFLAGASEKTQKLWEVCKKETQIERENNGVHSVDTDTISGVASFKAGYIDRENEVIVGLQTDELLKRGMKPFGGYKVVQKALEEHGLKPSEEINTLFTKYVKTHNDGVFDVYTAEIKKFRSLGFLTGLPDNYARGRIIGDYRRVALYGIDKLIAVKKADLANIEGPMTDAVIRLREEVAEQIKALKDMIVMGNYYNLELNRPAVNAQEAVQWTYMGYLAAVKEQDGAAMSLGNVSTFLDIYIEKDIQNGVITEVEAQEYIDQFVMKLRMVRHLRMAAYDEIFAGDPTWVTEAIGGMLNDGRTKVTKTSYRFLHTLYNLGPSPEPNITVLWSPLLPQNFKNYCAKVAIDTSSIQFENDDLMRTLRGSDDYGIACCVSYQEIGKQIQFFGARTNLAKTLLLAVNGGKCEITGTQMVDNIAPYTDEYLDFDKVMANFKVAMTKVAKVYNDAMNIIHYMHDKYYYEKAQMALIDTNPQINIAYGIAGLSIVADSLSAIKYAKVKPVRNEDGLTVDFIVEGEFPKYGNDDDRVDVFAHNGVEDFNNELKKLRVYKDAEPTMSVLTITSNVVYGKKTGATPDGRALGVAFAPGANPMHGRDNNGAIASLNSVAKIDYKDSLDGISNTFSIVPKSLGATQEERIDNLVATLNGYFEHGAQHLNVNVLDKETLIDAMEHPENHPQLTIRVSGYAVNFIRLTKEQQMEVISRSFHGSM; this is encoded by the coding sequence ATGGAATTAGAAGAATTAATTTTAGAAAAACCAAAAGAAGTAGGCTTCAAGAATGGAGTTTGGAACACATCCATTAATGTTAGAGATTTTGTAATTAAAAACATTATTTCTTATTATGGAGATGACCAATTTTTAGCAGGTGCAAGTGAGAAAACTCAAAAACTTTGGGAAGTTTGTAAAAAAGAAACTCAAATTGAAAGAGAAAACAATGGAGTACACTCTGTTGATACTGACACTATTTCTGGAGTAGCTAGTTTTAAAGCGGGTTATATAGACAGAGAAAACGAGGTAATTGTTGGTTTACAAACAGATGAACTTCTTAAAAGAGGGATGAAACCTTTTGGAGGTTACAAAGTTGTACAAAAAGCATTAGAAGAGCATGGTTTAAAGCCGAGTGAAGAGATTAACACTTTATTTACTAAATATGTAAAAACACACAATGATGGTGTTTTTGATGTGTATACTGCAGAAATTAAAAAATTTAGATCTTTAGGTTTCTTAACAGGTTTGCCAGATAATTATGCACGTGGTAGAATTATTGGTGATTACAGACGTGTTGCTTTATATGGAATTGATAAACTTATTGCAGTTAAAAAAGCAGATTTAGCAAATATTGAAGGACCAATGACAGATGCTGTTATTCGTTTAAGAGAAGAAGTTGCTGAGCAAATTAAAGCATTAAAAGACATGATTGTAATGGGGAACTATTATAATCTTGAATTAAATCGTCCTGCTGTAAATGCTCAAGAAGCAGTACAATGGACTTATATGGGGTATTTAGCTGCTGTAAAAGAGCAAGATGGAGCTGCAATGTCTTTAGGTAATGTTTCTACTTTCTTAGATATTTATATTGAAAAAGATATACAAAATGGTGTTATTACAGAAGTAGAAGCACAAGAATATATAGACCAATTTGTAATGAAACTAAGAATGGTGCGCCACTTACGTATGGCGGCTTATGATGAAATATTTGCTGGAGATCCTACTTGGGTAACAGAAGCAATTGGTGGTATGTTAAATGACGGAAGAACAAAAGTGACTAAAACATCCTACCGTTTCTTACATACATTATATAACTTAGGTCCATCACCAGAACCAAATATTACAGTTTTATGGTCTCCTTTATTACCACAAAATTTTAAAAATTACTGTGCAAAAGTAGCTATTGATACTTCATCTATTCAGTTTGAAAATGATGACTTAATGAGAACTTTAAGAGGTTCTGATGATTATGGGATTGCATGTTGTGTTTCATATCAAGAAATAGGAAAACAAATTCAGTTTTTTGGAGCTAGAACAAACCTTGCAAAAACATTACTATTAGCTGTTAATGGAGGTAAATGTGAAATTACTGGAACTCAAATGGTAGATAATATTGCCCCTTATACTGATGAGTATTTAGATTTTGATAAAGTAATGGCTAACTTTAAAGTTGCTATGACTAAAGTTGCAAAAGTATATAATGATGCAATGAACATTATTCATTACATGCATGATAAATATTACTATGAAAAAGCTCAAATGGCTTTAATTGATACAAATCCACAAATTAATATCGCTTATGGTATTGCAGGATTATCAATTGTAGCAGATTCTTTATCAGCAATTAAATATGCAAAAGTAAAACCTGTTAGAAATGAAGACGGTTTAACGGTAGACTTTATTGTTGAAGGAGAGTTTCCTAAATATGGAAATGATGATGATAGGGTAGATGTTTTTGCTCATAATGGTGTAGAAGACTTTAACAACGAATTAAAGAAATTAAGAGTTTATAAAGATGCAGAACCAACAATGTCTGTATTAACAATTACATCTAACGTTGTATATGGTAAGAAAACGGGTGCAACTCCAGATGGTAGAGCTTTAGGTGTTGCTTTTGCTCCTGGTGCAAACCCAATGCATGGTAGAGATAATAATGGTGCAATTGCTTCATTAAACTCTGTTGCTAAAATAGATTATAAAGATTCTTTAGACGGTATTTCTAATACATTTTCAATTGTTCCTAAATCTTTAGGAGCTACTCAAGAAGAACGAATAGACAACTTAGTAGCAACTTTAAACGGTTATTTTGAACACGGAGCACAACATTTAAATGTAAATGTATTAGACAAAGAAACCTTAATAGATGCTATGGAGCATCCAGAAAATCACCCTCAATTAACAATTAGAGTTTCTGGATACGCTGTTAATTTTATTAGACTAACTAAAGAACAGCAAATGGAAGTAATTTCACGCTCTTTCCACGGTTCTATGTAG